One Candidatus Saccharibacteria bacterium RAAC3_TM7_1 genomic region harbors:
- a CDS encoding pseudouridine synthase (RAAC3_TM7_1_623): MDETTRLNKYLALRLGIARREADELIEQDKVTVNQLTARLGTRVKADDEVRVDGKLLATPRQLEYLLLHKPVGYVCSRRAQGETPTIYELIPEKYHHLKPVGRLDKDSSGILLLTNDGDFAFTMTHPQFQKVKVYEVTLDHALAPLHQQMISDFGVMLPDGKSQLELERLTDSRLDWRITMKEGRNRQIRRTFGALGYTVTMLHRTHFGRYQLGDLASGEFRLLEDTPASTQR; encoded by the coding sequence ATGGATGAAACAACCCGCCTAAATAAATATCTGGCGCTTCGGCTCGGCATTGCTCGCCGTGAAGCTGACGAACTCATCGAGCAGGATAAAGTAACCGTCAATCAGCTGACGGCTAGGCTTGGTACGCGTGTAAAAGCCGATGACGAGGTACGTGTCGACGGCAAACTGCTTGCTACTCCTCGTCAGCTTGAGTACCTACTACTTCATAAGCCCGTTGGCTACGTCTGCTCGCGCCGCGCTCAGGGTGAGACACCGACAATCTATGAGCTTATTCCTGAGAAGTATCATCACTTAAAACCGGTCGGACGACTTGACAAAGATAGTTCCGGGATCTTGCTCCTGACAAATGACGGTGACTTCGCTTTTACAATGACTCATCCCCAATTCCAAAAGGTAAAAGTCTATGAAGTAACCCTCGACCATGCACTAGCGCCGCTTCACCAGCAAATGATCAGCGACTTTGGCGTTATGCTACCCGACGGTAAAAGCCAGCTTGAGCTCGAGCGGCTCACCGATAGCCGACTTGATTGGCGTATCACGATGAAAGAGGGTCGTAACCGTCAGATTCGCCGGACATTTGGCGCACTCGGCTATACCGTCACTATGCTTCATCGCACCCATTTTGGGCGTTATCAGCTCGGCGACCTCGCCTCAGGTGAGTTTCGTCTCCTTGAGGATACCCCAGCTTCTACGCAGCGCTGA
- a CDS encoding hypothetical protein (RAAC3_TM7_1_622) — translation MEQLSPTERARLEALEAHIYHWSHVAELTFQAFNVKPSARWVEGDVRDADKPTSLIETVREAKRIDVYPTDEYKRQLIIDAVLDMTTLPDEVRASFDWEDYADFVGDVVDYFDEMLEKGSRYDIVSAA, via the coding sequence ATGGAGCAATTATCACCCACCGAACGGGCAAGACTTGAAGCGCTTGAAGCGCATATTTACCACTGGTCACACGTGGCAGAACTTACTTTTCAAGCGTTTAATGTGAAACCGTCGGCCCGCTGGGTCGAAGGTGATGTTCGGGATGCGGATAAGCCTACTTCGTTGATCGAAACAGTACGAGAAGCAAAGCGTATTGACGTGTACCCGACTGATGAATATAAGCGGCAACTGATCATCGATGCCGTGTTAGATATGACTACCCTTCCCGATGAGGTGAGGGCGTCATTTGACTGGGAAGATTATGCCGACTTTGTGGGCGACGTCGTGGATTATTTCGATGAGATGCTGGAAAAAGGCTCGCGATACGACATCGTCAGCGCTGCGTAG
- a CDS encoding PAS/PAC sensor hybrid histidine kinase (RAAC3_TM7_1_624), translating to MAKILLVEDDKSLREIYGVRLLAEGYDIVSAGDGEEALAMAIKDRPQLIISDVMMPKISGFDMLDILRSTTETKNIKVIMMTALSSEDQRQRGEQLGADRYLVKSQVGIEDVVRTVHDILGDVPTSPGAAIPGMPASTPVPRPTMPSSVSAVPPRPATAPVAPTPTTAAPAPVISPATATPAPQPASGLPQPTAPFSTPRPAGLGDRIIQPLERPEEGEPMIDRMNRELSAPHPPVAIPTPPVPAPPSVPPISPTDTSAITFEETPRPNMQPPVS from the coding sequence ATGGCAAAGATACTACTGGTAGAGGACGACAAGAGTCTTCGCGAAATATACGGGGTGCGGCTACTGGCAGAAGGCTACGATATTGTCTCGGCCGGTGACGGTGAAGAGGCGCTGGCGATGGCTATTAAGGATCGTCCACAACTTATTATCAGTGACGTAATGATGCCGAAAATCAGCGGTTTCGATATGCTCGATATCCTGCGTTCGACGACCGAGACCAAAAACATCAAAGTCATCATGATGACCGCCCTTAGCTCAGAAGATCAGCGCCAACGTGGCGAGCAGCTCGGTGCCGACCGTTATCTGGTAAAGTCACAGGTTGGCATTGAGGATGTAGTGCGTACCGTCCACGATATCCTCGGTGATGTGCCGACGAGTCCTGGGGCAGCTATACCAGGTATGCCTGCTTCAACTCCGGTTCCTCGTCCCACTATGCCTAGCAGCGTCTCTGCAGTGCCACCTCGTCCCGCAACAGCTCCTGTCGCACCAACCCCGACGACGGCCGCACCAGCCCCAGTAATATCCCCAGCAACAGCCACACCGGCACCACAGCCTGCTTCTGGTCTTCCGCAGCCAACCGCACCATTTTCAACGCCACGGCCAGCCGGGCTCGGCGACCGTATCATTCAGCCGCTTGAGCGTCCCGAGGAAGGCGAACCAATGATCGATCGCATGAATAGGGAGCTTAGTGCGCCGCATCCACCCGTAGCCATTCCAACGCCTCCCGTACCGGCACCGCCGAGTGTTCCGCCCATCTCACCTACGGATACCTCAGCTATCACATTCGAAGAAACGCCGCGCCCCAACATGCAACCACCAGTGAGCTAG
- a CDS encoding small GTP-binding protein (RAAC3_TM7_1_621) has protein sequence MASKLPTVAIIGQANVGKSSLFNRMVRAQQAIVAREAGTTRDNVIGKVGYRDHEFWLVDTAGLKNPEDEFEASIQEQIEEAAEAADIILVTVDSSLYPSDDDRMVAKKALKTKKPVILVTNKADLKTALPDNEFRRLGIKTIIRTSAEHNSGITDVLNTIVSEIPARTEQEDDDILRIALIGRPNVGKSHLFNTLAGKQQAVVANIAGTTRDVNRVHVRYHGRTVELLDTAGIRRQGKQEVGIEKFSVLRTLQAIEEADICLLLMDVNELNTQLDQRLAGIIDEAGKGMIIVISKWDSLEERDETVSDDIARRVSYNFKFTPWAPLVFTSSVTGQNVTKLFDLATEIETRRNQETKTRILNDLLQRAVQSHPPAGLKNTHPKLRYIVQTDVTPPWFVIYGSNLKFIHWSYKRYLERLLRETYDYTGTPIKLSFRDEKQIKTNKERVAQGKAPVTKAYKQAKESAE, from the coding sequence ATGGCTTCAAAATTACCAACCGTGGCAATCATTGGCCAAGCGAACGTCGGCAAGAGTTCGCTTTTTAATCGTATGGTCAGAGCACAGCAGGCGATCGTTGCCCGTGAAGCCGGTACTACTCGTGACAATGTTATCGGCAAAGTCGGCTACCGCGACCACGAATTTTGGCTGGTCGATACGGCCGGTCTGAAGAACCCGGAAGATGAATTTGAAGCCTCCATCCAGGAGCAGATCGAAGAAGCGGCCGAAGCAGCCGATATCATCCTCGTCACTGTCGATAGTTCACTCTACCCGAGCGACGACGATCGTATGGTGGCCAAAAAAGCTCTAAAGACCAAAAAGCCCGTCATCCTCGTCACCAATAAAGCCGACTTAAAGACAGCTTTGCCAGACAACGAGTTCCGCCGACTTGGTATCAAAACCATCATCCGTACCAGCGCCGAGCACAATAGCGGCATCACTGATGTCCTGAATACTATCGTTAGCGAGATTCCAGCTAGAACCGAACAGGAAGATGATGACATTCTCCGCATCGCTCTGATCGGTCGTCCAAACGTCGGCAAGAGCCATTTATTCAATACACTTGCTGGCAAACAACAAGCCGTCGTTGCAAACATCGCTGGTACAACACGTGACGTCAACCGCGTCCATGTACGCTACCATGGCCGCACCGTCGAACTACTCGACACCGCTGGCATCCGTCGCCAGGGCAAGCAAGAAGTCGGTATTGAGAAGTTTAGTGTGCTGCGTACCCTGCAGGCTATCGAAGAAGCTGATATCTGCCTTCTCCTCATGGATGTGAATGAACTCAACACGCAGCTCGACCAACGCTTGGCCGGCATCATCGACGAAGCAGGCAAGGGTATGATCATCGTCATCAGTAAGTGGGATAGTCTCGAAGAGCGCGACGAAACTGTCAGCGACGACATTGCCCGGCGCGTTTCTTATAATTTCAAATTCACGCCCTGGGCGCCGTTGGTCTTTACTTCGTCAGTCACGGGACAGAACGTCACCAAGCTTTTTGACCTGGCGACCGAGATTGAAACTCGCCGCAACCAAGAGACGAAAACGCGCATCTTAAACGATCTCCTGCAACGAGCGGTTCAGAGCCATCCGCCAGCCGGTTTGAAAAACACTCATCCGAAACTACGCTACATTGTCCAGACTGATGTTACACCGCCTTGGTTCGTTATCTATGGCAGCAATCTAAAGTTTATCCACTGGAGCTACAAACGCTACCTGGAGCGGCTGCTCCGCGAAACCTACGATTACACCGGGACGCCGATCAAGCTCAGTTTCCGTGATGAAAAACAGATCAAGACTAATAAAGAGCGTGTCGCCCAGGGCAAGGCACCGGTTACTAAAGCTTACAAACAAGCAAAAGAGTCAGCAGAATAG